CCCGGGCCGACGGTGAAGCTCATCCGGTCGACGGCCTGCACGGAGCCGAAGCGCTTCGTGACGTTGCGGAACTCGAGTACCGGTGGCGCCATTGCCTGAAATGGGCGCAGCGAAGCATGCTCGCCGATCAATCGGCGGCGCGGGCGCGCCGCCGTCGAACGGCCGTCCATCCCGTGGCTGCGACAGCGCCCGTGCCGGAGCCGAATCAGCCACGGATGTTATTCCCGGCCGCTCGTTTAGGCAAGGGGAGAAGAGGCGGGCGTGAGTTTGACGTTAAGGACGCTATCGTCGGAGGATCCGTTGGCGTTTTTGCCCGCCGAAAGTGGCGCGCTCGACCGGCACCAACGGGAGGCGGGTTGCAACTGCCTCCTGCCTTCGAGCGGCTGCCGCTCATTTCTTCGGCAGCAGGACCTCCTTGAGCTTTCCCACCGTTTGCGGATTCAGGTTGTAGAGGCTCGCGAGCTTTTTCGCCACCGTCGGGCCGTCGACCACCTCTATGTCGAGCTTCGACTTCCTGGCTTCCGCCAGGAACTCCGGGTCCTTGAGCGTATTGACGAACGCCTTTTGCAGGATCTGGAGCCGGTCCTTGGGCACGCCCGGCGGAAGCGAATAGGGAAACTGGGCGCCGTGGGCGCTGTCAGCCACCGTGATCAGCTGGCGCGCGAGGTCGGATTTCGCGTACTTGATCGCCAGGGGCACATGCCTGTATTTCGGATGGGATTCCAGCGTCGCCTGCAGCACCGCCCGGATCTTGCCGCTTTCATACGCGCTGCGCCACACGGTCTCGACCGTCTGCCAGGAACCGCAGTAACCGTCGACCTCTCCGGATTCCACCGCGAGGCGCGCGTTGGCGCCTCCCTTGTACCCATCGAGGACCTCCAGCGGCAAATTGAGCGCGGCCTTCAAGAGCTTCGGGATGTCGGACGTGCTCGTCCCCGGTCCGATCGACGATATCTTCATCGGCCGCTTCGCCGCGAACCAGTCCTCCACGCTGCCGATGCCGCTCTGGCTGTTGAACGTGCAGACGGTGTCGTAAGGGCTCGGGACGCCGAGGTAGTCGAACTTGCGCCCGTCGAACTTCACCGCTTCGTTTCCCATGATGTGCTGCAGGACCAGCGGCGCGGCCCAGGCGCCGATCGTCAGCCCGTCCGGCTTGGCGCGGTTGAACAGGTGGTTCGCGGCGATGATGCCGCCCGCGCCGGTCATGTTCTCCACTACGGTCGTCGGATTTCCCGGGACGTGCTTCGAAAAGTGCCGGGCGATCACCCGGGTATAGAGGTCGAACGATCCCCCGGGCGAATAGCCGACGATGAAATGAATGACCTTGTCCTTGAAGAACTCCTGCGCAACTGCCCCACCCGGATTTCCCGCGACCAAACCGGCCACCGCCAGAATCCGAATCGCCGACCGCACGCTTCCGACCATGAACGACCCTCCCGGGCTTCAGCCCTGTCTCTAACCCCGTCCGACAAAACGAACAGGCTTGTTTTCCGTTCTCTCCAGGTACCTCACGAACGTGTACTTGTTTTCCGCGAGATCGGTCACCGGCCGCGGTATTTCCCGATGGATCAGGCTCTCCTGCACCTTGCACACGAGAAACGCGGTCTCCCGCCGGTCGAGAGCGGCGAGCCCTTCCCGCCTGAACTGCTCGACCTCGCGAATCGTGGTTGCGTTGGGCACGCCCGCGCCGCGCGCGATCGCCTCGAGGTCCGTATGACCGGCGGTTGCCGTGGGATAGCTGATCCGGCTGCCGCTGTAGACGCCGTTGTCGAAGACGTAAACGACAAGATTCGCGGGCCTCAGGTTACCGAGCGTCGCGAGGTTGAAAAGGGAAAGGAGCACGCTGCCGTCCGACTCGAGAACGATCACCTTGCGGTGCGGCAGCGCAAGCGCGAGCCCCATTCCCACTCCGAGCGCGCAACCCATCATTCCGACGAGGAGATTGCCCTCGTGCCGCGAGAGGTGCGCCCATTCGATTCGCTGGCCGCTTTGCGACGTCACGACCAGCTGATCGGTGATGCGCGCGGCCAGGAGCTCCAGACATTCCTTGCGGATCATACGGTGAAATCGCCCCCGAACAGCAGCGCGACCGGGCTGCGAAGCGCGTTGGCCGCGCGGACCGCGTCCGCCACCTTGATCTCCAGGCGCACGTCATCTTCGATCAGCAGGTGCTCGATCCCCAGGCTCTCGAGCAGCGGGACCGTCCGGTTGCCGATGGTCGCGTAGAGAAAGCTGTTGCGCTGATCGGGCACCCCTCCGAGGTAGGCCACCACGAGCAGGAGCGGCACGCCGAGCTGCTTTCCGAGCGTGAGGAGCGGATAGCTTGACACGTACAGCCCGGTATTCTCCAGGTAGACCGCGGCTTGTTTTCCGCCGAGGACGGCCCCCGCGGCGATCGTCACCCCCTCCGCCTCGCTCGCCACCGGCACCAGCGTGATGCCTTGCTCGGCCCGAAGCAGCGGGAGGATCTGGCTCAGCCGCGTCTCGGGCAGGTACGTGACGAAATCGATTCCGGCGCCTTTCAGGGCGCCCACGAGTCTACGCGCAAGCTCTTCCTTCATGGGCGAAACGTCAATATCAAGCGGCTCCCGACGCCGCAACCATGCGGCGCCCGTCGGCGTCGGCGGGCCGGCCCTCTCTCTCGGGCCCGTGAGAAGACCGGCGCGCCTCCGCGAGGGCGTTGAATATCTTCTCCGCCGTGATCGGCAGGTCGCGGATGCGCACGCCGACGGCGTCGTGCACGGCGTTGGCGATCGCCGCCGCTCCGGGGATCACCGGCGGCTCGCCGATGCTCATGCCGCCGTACGGGCCGTTGCCCACGGGAATTTCATCGACCACGGTTCGAAGCTCCGGAATGTCGCGGACCGACGGGATCTTGTTCTCCGCGAAGCTCCGGCCCACGACCCTGCCTTCCTCGATCGGCAGTTCTTCCATGACCGCATAGCCTATGCCCATCACCACGCCGCCGTCGATCTGCCCTTGATGGGCGAGCGGGTTGATCACCGTGCCCGTGCTGTGGGCCGTGGTGAACCTTCGGACCTCCAGCTTCCCCGTTTCCACGTCGATCTCCACCTCCGCCACCTGGACGCAAACCGCCGCCTCGGGCCCCGAAGCGAAGTTCCGGTAAGATCCGTCTCCGCGGATCGCGCCTCCGGCGCTTTTCACGACGTCGCCGTAGGAGAGCCTCCGCCCCGAAGGTGCCACGACCGCGCCGCCCGCCAGACGCAGCCGCTCCGGGGAGACGCCGAGCATCTTCGCCGCCGCCTCGCGGAGCCTGCGCCCCGCGTCTTGCGCCGCGGCCAGGGTGGCGTTCCCGAAGATCCGCGTGGCCCGGCTCGCGCCCACGCCGGTATCCGGTGCGGTGCGGCTGGTGTCCAGAATCTCGAAACGGACGTGCCCGACGTCGAGCCCGAGCTCCTCCGCGGCGATCTGCCGCATCGCCGTATACGTGCCGGCGCCCTGGTCGACCATGGCGGTGGCGACGCTCGCGCCCCCGTCCTCGTCGATCGTGACGACCGCGCGGCACTCGCCTCCGAGGGGAATCCACTGCGCGACCGCGACGCCGCGCCCCACGTGCCTCCCCTTCGGCCCGCGGTACCCCGCGGCCGCCAGGGCGCGATCCAGGGTCTGCGTCGCCCTGATGTGCGGCACGACGTGGCCGATCGGCGAAACGTCGCCGTCGCGCATGAGGTTGCGCTTCCGGAATTCGATAGGGTCCAGGCCCAGACGCCTGGCGACGAGATCCATCTGCGACTCGTTGGCGAAAAATCCCTGCGGATCGCCCGGTGCCCGCATATGCCCGCAGGGAACCTTGTTCGTGTAGACGATCCTCTCGCGGACCAGGACGTTGGGGATCCGGTACGGCCCGGCCGCTTCCCTGGGCCCGACCAGGTAACCCTGCGGCTTGAACGCCGCGTAGGCCCCGCTGTCGTAGAGGAAGTCCAGACGATGGGCGACGAGCCGCCCGTCACGCTTGACGCCGGTCCTGACCGTCACGATGGCGCCGTGGCGCGGGTTGCCGGCGACGAACTCCTCCGCGTAGTCCATCACCATCTTCACCGGGAGGCCACCGCTCTTGAGCGACAGCAGGTAGCAAACCGGAACGTCCATGAAGTCCCCTTTACCGCCGAAGCAGCCGCCGATGTAACAGGGATGGACGACGAAATCGTCCGGACTTTTGCGGAAGGCCGCGGCTACCTGCTCGCGGAGCGCGAATGGCACCTTCGAGCACGCCCAGATGTCCGCCGGGCCGGAGGGGTTCGCCCGCACGACGCAGGCGTGAGGCTCGATGTAGGCCTGGTGCACCGGCGGCGCGCGAAACGTGTTCTCGACGACGAGGTCCGCCTCGCGGAAGCCTGCGTCGACGTCCCCTTTTCCCCAGCTCATGTCGAAGAAGACGTTGCTCGGCGCCTCGATCGGGTGGAGCAACCCCCGATAGCCGGCGACGCCCGGATGGAGCAGCGGCGCCGACGGCTTCAGCGCTTCCAGCGGATCGAGCACGGGATCCAGCTCCTCGTACTCGACCTCGATCAGGCCGAGCGCCTCCTCCGCGATCTCTTCGGTTTCCGCCGCGACCGCGGCGACCTTCTCTCCGACGAAGCGAACCACTCCGTCGGCGAGAACGGGCATGTCGTAGATTTTTCGCCCGATCAGAAGGCCGCGCACGTCGTCCCCCGCGGCCACCGCCCTCACGCCGGGAAGCGCGGCGGCCCGGGACACATCGATACGCTTGATACGGCCATAAGGGATCGGGCTGCGAAGAACCCTGCACCACAGCATGCCCGGGAGCGTCACGTCGGTCGCGTAGACCGCCCTCCCGGAAACCTTTTCCGGTCCCTCGGAGCGGGGCGTCGGAACCCCGATCACCCGGCCGGGCTTACGGTGCCGCCTCGCTCCCCCCGTCTTCGCGCTCGACTCCTTCATCTATCTTCTGCACTTTTCTTGCGGGTGGTCCGCCGCACTCCCGCTATTTGGGATTCTCGCCCATCTCCTTCAAGATTTCGCGCACGAGACCAAAGTCGAAGACCTCCTCGACGGCCACTTTCCGTTTCGTCTCCACGTTCAAGCGAGTGCTCTCGATGACCCGCTCCAGCGTCGCCGTCGATACCAGCAGATTGCGGCTGTAGTTCCTCGCGTTGACGTGGTAGGCCTCCTCGGCCACCTCCGGTCTGGTCCGGCCCCAGGTGGCGAGGATCTTGATCGCCCCTTTCGGGTTGTCCAGGATGTAGCGGTTCGCCCTGAGAAGCGCCCGAGTTACTTTTTTCACTTCGGCCCGATGATTCTTCAGCTTCTGCTCGTGCACCCCGATGCCGTTCACGGGGAAAAGGAACAGATCACGGACGCTCAAAAGGCTCTTGAACCCCGCCGCTTCCGCCCGGAGGTTCCCCGGCGGCGTGACGAAGCTCGCCTGCACGAGGCCGGCCTGCAGCTGAGCCACGCGCGCCGAGCTGCTGCCCGCGGCCACGAGCTCAATGTCCGACCTCGGATCGAGATTGAAGTGCGCCGCCGTTAGCCGAGCGAGAATGTCCACCAGCGAGCCGAAGGAGCTGATGCCGATCTTCTTGCCTTTGAGGTCGGCGAACTTCCGGATGCCGGGGTGGACCACGACGACATGGTTGGGACGCTCGATCAGGATGCCCGCTACCTTGAGCGGCAGTCCGCGGAGGTTGGCGGTAACGACCGACTGCAGAATCAGATTGTAGTCGATGTTTCCGGCGGCGAGGGCGGCGACCGACACGTTGGCGTTCATTTGCAGGATTTCGACGTCCAGCCCTTCGTCCTGGAAGTACCCCTGGAACTTGGCGACGCCTCCGCTGAGAAAAGACATATCGGGGTTGGACACCCCGATATAAATGGTTTTCGCGCGAGCCGCCGGACCGGCGATGACCGCCAGGCCGCCGGCGAGAAGAACAGCCGCGACGCGCAATCGAACGCTCATGGAGCCAACCCTCGCTTTCCCGTGAACCTCGCTATTCAGTGAATTCCCCCGTGAACAGCAGCGCCACCGGCAGCTTTGAGGCGTGCATCGCTCGAACGGCGTCCCTGATCCTCGGCGCCACGGTCCGGCCCGAATCGACCACCCGGTACTGAATGCCGAGCGTGTCGAGCAGCCCGGCGGTCCTGGTCCCGTAATGGGAGAAGAGAAACGTGTTTCGGCGGTCCTCGAAATCGCCCACGTATGCCACCAGAAGAAGCATCGGCACGCCGTAGCGTTCACCGACTGTGAGCAGGCTGTAACAGGAGACGAAAAGGCCGGTTCCTTCCATGTAGACTGCCGCGTCCTTGCCGGCCAAAGCCGCGCCCGCGGCGATGCCGACGGCCTCGGCTTCGCTGGCCACGGGCGCCAGCATGAACGAGGAGTCGGCCTGGAGCAGAGGCACCATCTCGCTCAATCGGGTCTCCGGCAGGTAACTGACGAAGCTGATCCCCGCTTCCTTCAGCGCCGAAACCGTTTGACTTGCGAGCTCCGAGTTCACGACGATCGGATGCCTCCAGCGATCGGCGCCTAGCCGCGCCCGCGAAAGATGGCCATGCCTTCGGTGCGCTCCAGATAACGCACGAAGCGGTACTTGGTTTCCAAGAGGTCCACGTTGCTGCGGGGGATTGCGCGGTGCCCAGTGGTCTCTTGGACCTTGCAGACGACGAACTTCAACCCGCTCTCCCTCAGCGCCGCGGCCGCCTCCCTCTTGAACTCGTCGAGAGCAAAGACCGTGACCGCGTGCTCGATGCCCGCTGCCCGCGCCATCGCCGCCAGGTCGGTTTTACCCGCGGTCGCGGTCGGGTGGCTGATCCTCGTGCCGCTGTAAGCCTCGTTGTCGAAAACGAAGACGGCGAGGTTCGGCGGATTGAGATTGGCCAGCGTGGGAAGGTTGAACAGCGCCAACAACACGCTTCCGTCGGATTCGAAAACGAACACCTTCCGGTGTCGCAGCGCCAGCGCGAGACCGATGCCCACGGCGAGCGCGTTCCCCATCGAGCCGAGGTTCAGATCCGCGTCGCGCCGGGAAAGATGTCCCCATTCCACCCGCTGTCCGCTGAGCGACGTCACCACCAGCTCGTCGGTCATCAGCGGTGCCAGCCACTCGAAGCATTCGTAGCGGATCATAGCGTGAAATCCCCCGTGAACAGCAGCGCCACCGGCTGCTCAAACGCGTGCATCATCCGGACGGCGTCCTGGACGTCGCGCTCGAGCCGGTCCCTGTTTTCGATCCGCGGTACTGCAAGCCCGGCGCCTCGAGTTGCGGAATCAATCGCAGGCCTCGCTGGACGTAGAGACAACTGTTCCGGTGGCCCTTTCCCGACAAGAATCGAGGGATCGGTCGCTCCAGTGCCCTCGACCACAACTCTTCGCCTTCGCTTTCCTTGCACATCAGGCCCAACGCGTAGATCCGCTGCGAGGCCGCGAGCCCGCCGATGAGGAGCGGCATGTCGTACCGCTCGCCTTTCGAGTCGTGGACTTTCTCGAAGAGGAACGCCCGGCGCGGGTCCTCGCCGAGGCCCCGGAACTGGCAGCGAACCAGCGGGTGCATCTCGGTGTCCTTGTTGACGGGCCGGGAAACCAGGAACAGCAACCCTTCCCGTTCCAGGGCCGCGATGTATTCCGCGAGATCTTGGTAGTAAGCCAACAGGGATCCCCTCGCTAGCGGGCGAGCTCGGCGATCCGGCGCGCCGTCGGAAAATTAGGCAACGCCCCGGCTCCGGCTTCACGCCGCGGCTCTTCTCTCGCTTCCTTCGCTCTCACGGATCGAACCCCCGCCCGGCCGCAACGCCGAGCGGGCTAGACCAGGATCTGCTTCCCCCACTTCCGGCGGACCTGCTCCGCGAGATCCGGCGGAACCTTGACCGCTTCGGGAAACTCGTTCATCCATTCGTACGGCCGGCAGGCATCGATGACGGCCCTCGAGTTGCAGCTCGCGTCCCGGTCCTTGCGTTCCTTTGGCAGAATCGGGTCGAGCGGACTGCTCCAGCAGCGCCTGAGAATCTCGATGTCCTCCGCAGGGTCGCAGCGCGTGGTCATCGCCCACCAGACATCCTTCATGTCGGTCGGATCGATATCGTCGTCGACGACCACGGTGAACCGGCCCAGATACGCGGCGGCGTGACACTGCGACGCGATGATCCCCGCCTGGCGCGCGTGGCCCGGGTAACGCTGCCGGATGGCGACCACCGTCAGGAGTCGGGTGTTCCCCTCCGGCGGGCACCAGACGCCGCGAACGTCCGGTACGCCGGCCCGCTCCAGCTCTTCCCAAACCATCGCCGAACGCCAAAAGCTCTTGTAGAACGTCGCCTCGGTCGGAGGCCGGCTCGGCGGCGCGCCGGTCATGATTGGATCGTTGCGAAAGCAAACACGCTGCACCCGGATCACCGGCTCGTCCCGCACGTGGCTGGCATAGTATCCCGTCCATTCCCCGAGCGGACCTTCGGCCATCCGCTCCGAGGGAAGGCATTCGCCCTCGATCACCATCTCCGCGTCCGCCGGCACCGGAAGGCCGGAGCGATCTAGGCGAACCACCTTTACGGGTTCACCTTTCAGGCCACCCGCAAAATCGTACTCGGAGAGGCCGTACGGCACCTCGAACGCCGAGGCCATGAAGATCAGCGGATCGTACCCGATGGCGAGCGCGACGGGGAACGAGCGACCGCGCTCGAACTCCTTTTCCATCTGGATCCGCCCGTGTCGGCCCGGCGACATATACAGCCCCAGCCGCTTCGCGTCGTGAACCATGACGCGATAGGTTCCGATGTTAACCCATCCTTCGTCGGGGTCCCGCGTGATCGTCAGGTGGCCGGTGCCGATGTAGCGCCCCCCGTCGCCGATATTGTAATGTGGGGTGGGGAAACGGAGCAGATCGATATTCGCGCCCTCCCAGACGTTCTCCATGAAAGCCGCGTCTTTGACGTACATTGGAGGCACGGGTTTCATTTCCCTGATTCGCCCCCGCCACGTCTGCACGAACTCCATCGGCGGCAGGTCCAGCGGCATGTTCGTGGTCAAGGCGACCCGCTTGATCGAATTGAGCAGCCCCGCGGCCAGGCGGTACCCCTTGGGGTAGCCTTTTATGGAATCGAAGAGAATGCACGGAGGCGTCCGGGCCTCCTTGCGCGCCATCTCGATGATCGCCCCGATCTCCAGGTTCCAATCGGCTCCCTCGATCGTTCGAAGCTCGCCGAAGGTCTCGACCCGGCTCAGCCATTCTCGGAGATCGCCGTAGCCCATACTACCTCCGCGGGGTCGCGCTGTTGAAAAACCCTTCCCGATCCAGTTCGGCCAGGAGGCTGTTGTCGATGAAATCTTCGGCCCTGGCGCCGCCGGTCTTCAGCTCGGACCGGAGCACTTCCTCGACGGCTTCCGGCCTGACATAGGGAACCGCTTCGAGGTGCTTGACGCCGTAAATCCGGTAAAGCTCGGCCAGAATCTGCGGGTCCTTCACCTTCGTGTACCTGGAAAACGCCCTCAGGGCGGCTTCGCGATCTTTCTGCACTCTTTGAATGCCCTCGCAGTAGGCCCGCAAGAACCGCAGCGCCTGATCGCGCCTCGTCCTGACGTAGGACCGGGTGGTCGCCAGGGGCGAGTTCGGGTAGGCGATGTCGAGGTCGCTGAAATCTACGAGCTCTCTCAGGCCCAGCTTCGCAGCCTGGAGATTGGTCGGCGGCGAAATCACGCCGGCGTCGACGCTGGCGGCCTGGATGGCGCCGAGCAGCTGCGGCATCCCGCCGGTTTGGAGAACCGCCACGTCGGCACCGCGGCGCAAGCCCCAT
This Candidatus Zixiibacteriota bacterium DNA region includes the following protein-coding sequences:
- a CDS encoding thiamine pyrophosphate-binding protein, translating into MKEELARRLVGALKGAGIDFVTYLPETRLSQILPLLRAEQGITLVPVASEAEGVTIAAGAVLGGKQAAVYLENTGLYVSSYPLLTLGKQLGVPLLLVVAYLGGVPDQRNSFLYATIGNRTVPLLESLGIEHLLIEDDVRLEIKVADAVRAANALRSPVALLFGGDFTV
- a CDS encoding thiamine pyrophosphate-dependent enzyme, giving the protein MIRKECLELLAARITDQLVVTSQSGQRIEWAHLSRHEGNLLVGMMGCALGVGMGLALALPHRKVIVLESDGSVLLSLFNLATLGNLRPANLVVYVFDNGVYSGSRISYPTATAGHTDLEAIARGAGVPNATTIREVEQFRREGLAALDRRETAFLVCKVQESLIHREIPRPVTDLAENKYTFVRYLERTENKPVRFVGRG
- a CDS encoding thiamine pyrophosphate-dependent enzyme, producing the protein MIRYECFEWLAPLMTDELVVTSLSGQRVEWGHLSRRDADLNLGSMGNALAVGIGLALALRHRKVFVFESDGSVLLALFNLPTLANLNPPNLAVFVFDNEAYSGTRISHPTATAGKTDLAAMARAAGIEHAVTVFALDEFKREAAAALRESGLKFVVCKVQETTGHRAIPRSNVDLLETKYRFVRYLERTEGMAIFRGRG
- a CDS encoding xanthine dehydrogenase family protein molybdopterin-binding subunit, which produces MKESSAKTGGARRHRKPGRVIGVPTPRSEGPEKVSGRAVYATDVTLPGMLWCRVLRSPIPYGRIKRIDVSRAAALPGVRAVAAGDDVRGLLIGRKIYDMPVLADGVVRFVGEKVAAVAAETEEIAEEALGLIEVEYEELDPVLDPLEALKPSAPLLHPGVAGYRGLLHPIEAPSNVFFDMSWGKGDVDAGFREADLVVENTFRAPPVHQAYIEPHACVVRANPSGPADIWACSKVPFALREQVAAAFRKSPDDFVVHPCYIGGCFGGKGDFMDVPVCYLLSLKSGGLPVKMVMDYAEEFVAGNPRHGAIVTVRTGVKRDGRLVAHRLDFLYDSGAYAAFKPQGYLVGPREAAGPYRIPNVLVRERIVYTNKVPCGHMRAPGDPQGFFANESQMDLVARRLGLDPIEFRKRNLMRDGDVSPIGHVVPHIRATQTLDRALAAAGYRGPKGRHVGRGVAVAQWIPLGGECRAVVTIDEDGGASVATAMVDQGAGTYTAMRQIAAEELGLDVGHVRFEILDTSRTAPDTGVGASRATRIFGNATLAAAQDAGRRLREAAAKMLGVSPERLRLAGGAVVAPSGRRLSYGDVVKSAGGAIRGDGSYRNFASGPEAAVCVQVAEVEIDVETGKLEVRRFTTAHSTGTVINPLAHQGQIDGGVVMGIGYAVMEELPIEEGRVVGRSFAENKIPSVRDIPELRTVVDEIPVGNGPYGGMSIGEPPVIPGAAAIANAVHDAVGVRIRDLPITAEKIFNALAEARRSSHGPEREGRPADADGRRMVAASGAA
- a CDS encoding ABC transporter substrate-binding protein, which codes for MKPLRLDVFIRAVGAVALIGFLATVAPARAEPVRVAYSAISGAMGPLWVAHDLGFFKRHGVDVQLLYIGGGSVVTQALLGGDVQFVRLGANAVIQASTRGADLKMVANTINRLIFSLMARPEIRSPADLKGKKIGVTRLGGSTDFALELALRKWGLRRGADVAVLQTGGMPQLLGAIQAASVDAGVISPPTNLQAAKLGLRELVDFSDLDIAYPNSPLATTRSYVRTRRDQALRFLRAYCEGIQRVQKDREAALRAFSRYTKVKDPQILAELYRIYGVKHLEAVPYVRPEAVEEVLRSELKTGGARAEDFIDNSLLAELDREGFFNSATPRR
- a CDS encoding tripartite tricarboxylate transporter substrate-binding protein encodes the protein MVGSVRSAIRILAVAGLVAGNPGGAVAQEFFKDKVIHFIVGYSPGGSFDLYTRVIARHFSKHVPGNPTTVVENMTGAGGIIAANHLFNRAKPDGLTIGAWAAPLVLQHIMGNEAVKFDGRKFDYLGVPSPYDTVCTFNSQSGIGSVEDWFAAKRPMKISSIGPGTSTSDIPKLLKAALNLPLEVLDGYKGGANARLAVESGEVDGYCGSWQTVETVWRSAYESGKIRAVLQATLESHPKYRHVPLAIKYAKSDLARQLITVADSAHGAQFPYSLPPGVPKDRLQILQKAFVNTLKDPEFLAEARKSKLDIEVVDGPTVAKKLASLYNLNPQTVGKLKEVLLPKK
- a CDS encoding UbiD family decarboxylase, which gives rise to MGYGDLREWLSRVETFGELRTIEGADWNLEIGAIIEMARKEARTPPCILFDSIKGYPKGYRLAAGLLNSIKRVALTTNMPLDLPPMEFVQTWRGRIREMKPVPPMYVKDAAFMENVWEGANIDLLRFPTPHYNIGDGGRYIGTGHLTITRDPDEGWVNIGTYRVMVHDAKRLGLYMSPGRHGRIQMEKEFERGRSFPVALAIGYDPLIFMASAFEVPYGLSEYDFAGGLKGEPVKVVRLDRSGLPVPADAEMVIEGECLPSERMAEGPLGEWTGYYASHVRDEPVIRVQRVCFRNDPIMTGAPPSRPPTEATFYKSFWRSAMVWEELERAGVPDVRGVWCPPEGNTRLLTVVAIRQRYPGHARQAGIIASQCHAAAYLGRFTVVVDDDIDPTDMKDVWWAMTTRCDPAEDIEILRRCWSSPLDPILPKERKDRDASCNSRAVIDACRPYEWMNEFPEAVKVPPDLAEQVRRKWGKQILV
- a CDS encoding ABC transporter substrate-binding protein: MSVRLRVAAVLLAGGLAVIAGPAARAKTIYIGVSNPDMSFLSGGVAKFQGYFQDEGLDVEILQMNANVSVAALAAGNIDYNLILQSVVTANLRGLPLKVAGILIERPNHVVVVHPGIRKFADLKGKKIGISSFGSLVDILARLTAAHFNLDPRSDIELVAAGSSSARVAQLQAGLVQASFVTPPGNLRAEAAGFKSLLSVRDLFLFPVNGIGVHEQKLKNHRAEVKKVTRALLRANRYILDNPKGAIKILATWGRTRPEVAEEAYHVNARNYSRNLLVSTATLERVIESTRLNVETKRKVAVEEVFDFGLVREILKEMGENPK